From Denitrovibrio acetiphilus DSM 12809, the proteins below share one genomic window:
- a CDS encoding GGDEF domain-containing protein, protein MQNNHLAEKWQEKLIFFDHAFQPIVNPLSGSLFAVECLLRGHEKAGFTNIFNVFDTAYDDGELLSLDLELRKKAIAKFSEIECFKKIKLFYNFDVRITNMCNYSPGVSRNILEGFGLDPGVFCFEISERYHTEGKIDRLLNNAKSSGCQIAIDDFGSGFANFELFYFSEPDYLKLDRFLITNIDKEVKKRKFCTHITNLAHFFGISVIAEGVETEQEFLTCRDMGVDLIQGYFIQKPVTDINLIESKYEIIEELFKKNKRKVTQDSHLVNNQMIQLSPIHRTGTMEELLEKISENTENPVVPVVDNSNIPQGVISESNLKKYLYKPYGKDLLFNKSHTPSIAKFITKCPTVEITVPLEQMLEIYVANPEAEGIIITSELKYHGFMTAQSLLNTLNEKNLAYARDMNPLTKLPGNNIINSYLNKSFKDTTTSYIFVYFDFDNFKPFNDRFGFRQGDRAITLFADLLKEHMNDERAFIGHIGGDDFFCGAGCSSDTDDSCLNILGNIRKIIKIFTDTASSFYDFKEQESGKYVAKDRAGTTKSFPLLTVSAAIIRIPEGERNTTAEELSNILAMMKKEAKMSTTKTSYLDIGAEGIVSTNENLKYLTSTI, encoded by the coding sequence ATGCAAAATAATCATTTAGCCGAAAAATGGCAGGAAAAACTTATCTTTTTTGATCATGCTTTTCAGCCCATTGTCAATCCTCTGAGCGGCTCTCTTTTCGCTGTTGAGTGTTTACTGCGAGGCCACGAAAAAGCCGGTTTCACTAACATATTTAACGTGTTCGACACAGCTTACGACGATGGGGAGCTGCTGAGTCTTGACCTCGAACTCCGCAAAAAAGCTATCGCAAAATTTTCAGAAATTGAATGCTTCAAAAAGATTAAGCTCTTTTACAACTTTGACGTACGCATAACCAACATGTGCAACTACTCACCGGGGGTAAGCAGAAACATACTGGAAGGGTTCGGGCTTGACCCTGGTGTGTTTTGTTTTGAAATAAGTGAACGCTACCACACAGAAGGGAAGATAGACAGACTGCTTAATAATGCAAAATCATCCGGCTGTCAGATAGCGATAGATGACTTCGGCTCCGGATTTGCTAATTTTGAGCTTTTCTACTTCAGCGAACCGGATTATCTGAAACTGGACAGATTTCTTATTACAAACATAGACAAAGAGGTCAAAAAAAGAAAATTCTGCACACACATAACAAATCTGGCGCACTTCTTCGGTATCTCTGTAATAGCCGAAGGTGTTGAAACTGAACAGGAATTTCTCACATGCAGAGACATGGGGGTTGATCTCATTCAGGGATATTTCATCCAAAAACCGGTAACAGACATAAACCTCATTGAAAGTAAATACGAAATCATTGAAGAACTTTTCAAAAAGAACAAACGAAAAGTCACACAGGATTCTCATCTGGTTAATAATCAGATGATACAGCTGTCACCCATACACCGCACGGGCACAATGGAAGAGCTTTTGGAAAAAATCAGCGAAAACACAGAGAACCCTGTTGTACCTGTGGTTGACAACTCCAACATCCCTCAGGGAGTTATAAGCGAGTCCAATCTTAAAAAATACCTGTATAAGCCATACGGAAAAGACCTTTTGTTCAACAAAAGCCACACGCCCTCCATCGCAAAATTTATTACAAAATGCCCAACGGTGGAAATCACCGTACCTCTGGAGCAAATGCTTGAGATATATGTCGCAAATCCGGAAGCAGAAGGGATAATAATAACAAGTGAGCTCAAGTATCACGGCTTCATGACAGCACAGTCCCTGCTGAACACGCTTAACGAAAAAAATCTAGCATACGCCAGAGACATGAACCCTCTCACAAAGCTTCCCGGAAACAACATCATCAACAGCTATCTGAATAAATCATTTAAAGATACAACGACATCTTACATATTTGTTTATTTTGACTTTGACAACTTCAAGCCTTTCAACGACAGATTCGGCTTCCGGCAGGGCGACCGTGCAATAACTCTCTTTGCCGATCTGCTGAAAGAGCATATGAACGACGAAAGAGCATTCATCGGACACATAGGCGGCGATGATTTCTTCTGTGGAGCCGGATGCAGTTCAGACACAGACGATTCATGCCTTAACATACTGGGCAACATCAGGAAAATCATAAAAATATTTACAGATACGGCATCATCATTTTATGACTTTAAAGAACAGGAATCAGGAAAATATGTAGCAAAAGACCGAGCAGGAACCACGAAAAGCTTCCCTCTGCTCACAGTCAGCGCAGCAATAATCAGAATACCGGAAGGTGAACGAAACACCACAGCGGAAGAGCTGAGCAACATCCTCGCCATGATGAAAAAGGAAGCAAAAATGAGCACAACCAAAACATCTTATCTCGACATAGGTGCAGAAGGGATTGTCAGCACTAACGAAAACCTGAAGTACCTAACCAGCACTATCTGA
- a CDS encoding SRPBCC family protein yields the protein MKAHRIIKVQVLKTDITTAWDYFSSPGNLAEITPDWLNFQILSDIPDKMYGGLIVQYNIYPFLGLPVGWVTEITHTNEPYYFVDEQRAGPYKLWHHQHHFKETSEGVEMTDIVHYMLPLEPVSYMLIGGIVRKKLDEIFSYRFSKLKALFNLQNT from the coding sequence ATGAAAGCTCACAGAATCATAAAAGTTCAAGTCTTGAAAACAGACATCACAACAGCATGGGATTATTTCTCCTCCCCTGGAAACCTAGCGGAAATAACTCCGGACTGGCTGAATTTTCAGATATTGTCTGATATACCTGATAAAATGTATGGAGGACTCATAGTGCAGTACAACATATACCCTTTCCTCGGGCTGCCCGTTGGCTGGGTAACCGAGATAACCCATACTAACGAACCTTATTATTTTGTCGATGAACAGCGTGCAGGACCTTATAAACTGTGGCACCATCAACATCATTTTAAAGAGACATCAGAAGGTGTCGAGATGACCGACATAGTGCACTATATGCTTCCTCTGGAGCCTGTCAGCTATATGCTTATAGGGGGAATCGTACGTAAAAAACTGGACGAGATATTCAGTTACCGTTTTTCTAAACTGAAAGCCCTGTTTAATTTACAGAATACATAA